The Thermoproteales archaeon region ATTTTTCAAAACATTTTTATTAATTTTTATGATATATTTTAGCAATGATTAGAGTAAAAAATTTTAATGCATCACAAGATTTTGTTGATTTTATAAGGGTAGAATGTGGAAAGCTCGAAGATGTTTTATGCTTGAAAGAGCAAAATGTTAGTATTTATGTTTTTGGAAAGGTAGATGATCTTTGCGATTTTTCGCCGGAGTATTGTGAAGTATTTAGAAGTGGGCAATCTACTATAGTCAGTAAGAGCTTGAAAGAATATTTGCTGTTTTTAGTTCAGGAGAATTGGGAGGTCAGAGGTAGAAACTTATGGAAGGGCATGTTAGCGGAAAGTCTTTGCTTTACGCTTATAGAGAATGTTAAAAAGGAAAAATTTAGGAATAGGTTAGATTTTTTAATGTTTAAAATTAAGAGATTCGTCAAGGTGCACAGTATACTTGCGGATTTAAACCTTTACGACTATAGTAAACCTATACTTGAGGATATGATTGAATGGAGGATAGCAAATATACGCGACTTCAACCGTGCTATGATTTTAAGAAACGAAACTGGCGCGATGATGTTTTTAAGCTATATTTATCCCGCAATAATAGCCTTACCTTACGCAAGAAAAGGTTGCGAAGATGCTCGGAAGAAAATATCGATTCTTATTAAATACACGCCTAAAATTCTAAGGGATAAAGTTGCAGAAATGCTGAGCACAAGGTTAAGCCTTGAAGATGTGATTGTTAAGTTAGCTGATTTTGTCGACAATGCATATTTTGTAGCTTTATAGTCTGCCAATGGGCATTATATACAAAGGTTGCTCGTCTACTCCTATAACATCAGCGACTTCTTCGTCGTAAAAAGCGCCTATGGCGACAGTTCCTAAGCCTATACTTGTAGCCGCAAGGTAAATGTTTTGACCAATCATTCCAGTCTCAACGTCCAGATATTGCTTATCCACACCTCCTCCAGCTAATAATATGTTAACAGGAGCTTTTAAAATCCATTCTTGCCTGAGCGCAGCATCATATAGCTTTTTTCGAAAATCGCCTTTCTTCAAAAGAACCAGCTCGTTTTTCTCATCGTTGTAAAAATATATTCCAGAATCTAGACCATCAACTTTCCCAGCAACAAGAAACATGTTTAAGTAATAAACGTTCAATGGGGGAGCATAAGGTCTATGATCGTTCCACACCCTGCCGAACGAGTAGTATATGACGTAGGTCAACTCTTCAAGCGAGAGTTTTCTGGACGAATATTTTCTAACTGATCTGCGTTTCAAAATCGCCTTTTCTAGACTCAGCTCGGGAAGCTTGACATGTCTTAAGCCGATGCTAATGCCTTCATATTTACGGTTTCGATGCTCAAACGCTGGCTTTTCTATGCATTCTCCCAGCTCTATTACGGCTAAAGGCTTGCCCCCCTCTTTTAGCTCTCTATTAATTTCTTCAATATTTAATTCGTATGACATATCAATGTTTAAAACGCTAGATTCTAGAAGACTATTTTGTAGCGCGTGACCGACTTCCATTAAAACATATCTTTCTCCTCTAGAACCATAGTAGCGAGTGGTTCTAGAAAATATGGCGTGAATAAATATCTTTGTCTGTTTTTCTTTTCCCGACTTTATAAAAACCAGCTTTCCGCGGCTTGATTTATACTCATAAAATCCGCTACCAGTATCTCGAGAATATAGGCTGACGTAGATTTTTAACGGGTATGTAGCTCCGGCAGATGGGATCGCTCTGAGCGTAGTCCAATGACTAGTTCCAGTACAACCCTGTATTGCATAAAGAACTTTTGAGATCGATGATAAAGTTATTTCTTTAAACTTTAAGGCTTTGCAGAATCTTAGGCTTTTAACTACGCCACTAAAGCTATGCTCTAAACTTGGCTCGAATAAAGGTAGGTTTATCGTGTCCATATTTATAATATTGCTTCACATGTTATATCAATTTTCATGAGTAGAACATCAATAGCATATTTTGGATTTTTGCCAGGCGTACCGTTTTAGCCTTCGGCTCGATTCTAAACTTTGATGTAAAAATTTTATTAAAAATCTATGAAAAATGATAATAAATTTAAATATGGTATTCATGGCATTTCGCTATAGTTATATCCCTCGATTATTATAATATATTGGAACACTGTAACGTGCTTAAGCATAGCTAAGAGAGGATAAACTGTGGAAATTGAGAATTTAGAAGAAATAATAAAAGAAATTTTCAAGAGAGAATGCGAAAACAACGGCTTTAAAATTTCGAAAATTTCCACCAGAACATCGGGTCTTATCACATACTGGACAGTCACCATGTACAAGAAAATTCCCTTTCTAGCGACAGGCTTCACCAGAGTTTCGCGGGGTTTTCCTATCTACGTTGACGGTAAATTTATTTTAGCAGACGTATATACGTTTTATAAGAAGAAAATCGATACAGAATATGTTCTCATAAGAGTA contains the following coding sequences:
- a CDS encoding nitroreductase family protein, yielding MDTINLPLFEPSLEHSFSGVVKSLRFCKALKFKEITLSSISKVLYAIQGCTGTSHWTTLRAIPSAGATYPLKIYVSLYSRDTGSGFYEYKSSRGKLVFIKSGKEKQTKIFIHAIFSRTTRYYGSRGERYVLMEVGHALQNSLLESSVLNIDMSYELNIEEINRELKEGGKPLAVIELGECIEKPAFEHRNRKYEGISIGLRHVKLPELSLEKAILKRRSVRKYSSRKLSLEELTYVIYYSFGRVWNDHRPYAPPLNVYYLNMFLVAGKVDGLDSGIYFYNDEKNELVLLKKGDFRKKLYDAALRQEWILKAPVNILLAGGGVDKQYLDVETGMIGQNIYLAATSIGLGTVAIGAFYDEEVADVIGVDEQPLYIMPIGRL